In the Tenuifilum sp. 4138str genome, TTACAGCAGGTCTTATTCTGCGTTCTCCTGCTTCCACAACGGCAGCCCGTATTTCCTTTATTGTTTTTGTTCGGTTACGTTTAAAACTTTGGTCGAGATAGGTTCCCATTAAAACCCCGTCATCGGTTGCCAATCCAAACAGGGCAATAAAGCCCACCCAAACGGCAACGCTTAGGTTCACGGTATTCATTTGAAAAAGTTCCCGAATATTAGTCCCAAAAACCGAAAAATCAGCAAACCAGCCTTGCCCGTATAGCCAGAGCATGATAAACCCGCCACTGAATGCCATCGCCACCCCTGTAAAAATCATGAGTGACGTGGTAACCGATTTGAATTGAAAGTAAAGTATCAGGAAGATGATTAAAAAGACCAACGGAACAATAATGCTTAATCGTTTTTCGGCACGCACCTGATTTTCATAACTTCCAGAGAATTTATAATTCACACCATTTGGAACAATTAATTCTCCTGCATCAATTTTTTGCTGAATCATTTCCTGTGCATCGTTTACAACATCTACTTCAGCAAAACCTTCCTTTTTATCAAACAGCACATAACCTACAAGAAAGGTATTCTCACTTTTAATGGCTTGCGGGCCACGCACATACTCCATATCAACTAACTGGCTAAGTGGAATTTGAGCCCCTGTGGGTGTTGGAATAAGAATTTTCCCAAGCGATTCCGGGTCGTCCCTTAGCTCTCTCGGATAACGGACTCGTATGGGAAAACGCTCACGTCCTTCAACCGTTGACGATACTTTCATGCCCCCGATTGCTGTTTCAATGCTTTGTTGCACATCTTCCACGTTCAATCCATAACGTGAAATTTCATCACGGTTGATATTTAGGTGAATATAAGGCTTCCCTACAATACGGTCGGCAAAGGCTGCTTCGGCTTTCACCGAGGGTACTTGTTTTAGAATACCTTCCAGTTTCAAACCAAACTCCTCGATGGTTTGAAGGTCTGGACCATAAACTTTGATGCCCATGGGTGCCCGCATCCCGGTTTGTAACATAACCAATCGGGTTTCGATGGGTTGCAGTTTCGGGGCAGAAGTAACGCCCGGTGTTTTAGTAACCGCAACAATTTCTTTCCAAATATCGTCGGATGATTTTATATGTTTGCGCCAGTTTCTGAAATAGTTTCCCTTATCATCCGGCACAAGTTCGTCTGGCGAAATGTTTTTAGTCAGCAATTCATCATTGCTGTATGCTTCCCCATTCTTCAACACAAAGCGACCATCGCCGTCAGTTTTAAAGCGTTTACGATGCCCTTTATCATTGAGTTCATATTCCGACTTATAATTGATAACATTTTCGTACATCGAAACAGGTGCTGGGTCAAGTGCAGATTCTACCCGGCCTAATTTACCTACGCTAAGTTCCACTTCGGGAATATTGGCAAGCAACATATCTAACTGCCCAACAACTTTTCTGTTATATTCAACTCCTGAGTGCGGCATCGAGGTAGGCATAAGCAGAAAACTGCCTTCATCAAGCGAGGGCATAAATTCTTTACCCATTCCCGGAAATAAATGGTTAAGTCCTGACCAAACAGCAGTAGTACGAATGTTCCAACCCATTTTGTCAGCTCCATTTGCCAGAAATCCAAAAATGTTTGAGAAACCCATCCAGATATTTACACCCAGCAACATCAAAAAAACAGGAATCATAAGAAATTTAACTTTATTATTCAAACACCATCGCAAAATCCTTCTGTATGAAAACTGCAATAAGGTAAATGCCCCTAAAATAAAGCCAACCAGCAAGGCAACAAAAACAAAGTTAAGAAGCACACTTTTCCCAGCTCCCAAAGGCAACCAGTACTTTGCCAAAAGCCAGACAACACCAACTACTACTAAAATCAATTCAATATTATCTAAGGTTTTGCCGAAAAGTGGATTTCTAAACAGTTTTTTGTCTCTAATTAATGGCTTAATAAAGGGAATACCTCCAAATAAAATCAACAAAATACCAGCCCATGCAACATTGCTGAACAGACCAATAAAACCAACCACAATAAGCAGCATATTCACCCCCTTGTTAAGGCGTGGATTTTTAATTTTAAAACCAAAAAACCAGTGAGCCAGCGTAGGTAAAATGATAAGCGAAACGATAAGTGCCGCTACCAAAGCAAAGGTTTTGGTAAATGCCAACGGGCCGAATAATTTACCCTCGGCAGCCTGCATGGTAAAAACAGGTATGAAACTTACAATTGTAGTAGAAACGGCAGTAAGGATAGCAGAGCTAACCTCTGCCGAGCCGTTGTATATTGTTGTTGTCAGCT is a window encoding:
- a CDS encoding efflux RND transporter permease subunit — protein: MLNKIIKYFLENKLVTVLVLTGFVAWGIVTAPFGWQVGGLPSDPVPVDAIPDIGENQQIVFTPWNGRSPQDIEDQISYPLTTYLLGIPGVKTIRSSSIFGFSSIYIIFDEDVEFYWSRSRILEKLSSLPSGLLPDGVQPTLGPDATALGQVYWYTLEGRDKDGNPTGGWDLHEIRTVQDFYVKYGLNATEGVSEVASIGGFVQEYQIDVNPDALKAYNIPLHKVMQAVQKSNRDVGAKTIEINQAEYLVRGLGYVKKTEDIEKAVVAVQENVPIRIKDIGVVTLGPATRRGALDKDGAEVVGGVVVARYGANPLQVINNVKEKITEISPGLPKKILANGVESQLTIVPFYDRSELIYETLGTLEEALSLQILITILVIIVMIYNLRASFLISSLLPIAVLMVFIAMRYFGVDANIVALSGIAIAIGTMVDLGIILSENIVKHVDEAPPGQKLTTTIYNGSAEVSSAILTAVSTTIVSFIPVFTMQAAEGKLFGPLAFTKTFALVAALIVSLIILPTLAHWFFGFKIKNPRLNKGVNMLLIVVGFIGLFSNVAWAGILLILFGGIPFIKPLIRDKKLFRNPLFGKTLDNIELILVVVGVVWLLAKYWLPLGAGKSVLLNFVFVALLVGFILGAFTLLQFSYRRILRWCLNNKVKFLMIPVFLMLLGVNIWMGFSNIFGFLANGADKMGWNIRTTAVWSGLNHLFPGMGKEFMPSLDEGSFLLMPTSMPHSGVEYNRKVVGQLDMLLANIPEVELSVGKLGRVESALDPAPVSMYENVINYKSEYELNDKGHRKRFKTDGDGRFVLKNGEAYSNDELLTKNISPDELVPDDKGNYFRNWRKHIKSSDDIWKEIVAVTKTPGVTSAPKLQPIETRLVMLQTGMRAPMGIKVYGPDLQTIEEFGLKLEGILKQVPSVKAEAAFADRIVGKPYIHLNINRDEISRYGLNVEDVQQSIETAIGGMKVSSTVEGRERFPIRVRYPRELRDDPESLGKILIPTPTGAQIPLSQLVDMEYVRGPQAIKSENTFLVGYVLFDKKEGFAEVDVVNDAQEMIQQKIDAGELIVPNGVNYKFSGSYENQVRAEKRLSIIVPLVFLIIFLILYFQFKSVTTSLMIFTGVAMAFSGGFIMLWLYGQGWFADFSVFGTNIRELFQMNTVNLSVAVWVGFIALFGLATDDGVLMGTYLDQSFKRNRTKTIKEIRAAVVEAGERRIRPAVMTTTTTIIALLPVLTSTGRGADIMVPMAIPAFGGMIVAAITYYIVPTLYCLREEYKLKKSKS